From a region of the Narcine bancroftii isolate sNarBan1 chromosome 5, sNarBan1.hap1, whole genome shotgun sequence genome:
- the LOC138764895 gene encoding probable G-protein coupled receptor 139, translating into MFTDMDIGTVDQNDPTTRKNIFWAFEVFLRRDERPLHWRIYYLVRGIQVIYYPILAMTALPVISVTIKILSRGNCGLSKNVTLYLLAMAAADLLIVIFDLIMRQIPIAYRYNFRFLKSIPLCNIHAVLVYTVTDWSVWYTVAFTFDRFVAICYQKMKRNYCTEKTATFVLGTASVLSFSKNIFWYFMFTGEYLIDNSPWFCLTRVGVLGSENWATATFVHYIFTPAIPFVLILLLNGLTVRHILVTSRVRRRLRGASSRESFRDPEMESRRKSVTLLYAISANFILLWSLFTGYFIWVQLYYVRVVFTGPAIFVQDQGFMLQLLSCCTNTALYTITQKKLREQLKELVKSSISRVVKCAQ; encoded by the exons ATGTTCACTGATATGGATATAGGAACCGTGGATCAGAATGAtccaaccacgaggaagaatattttctggGCGTTCGAAGTGTTTTTGAGACGGGATGAACGCCCATTGCATTGGCGAATATATTATCTGGTCCGAGGAATTCAAGTTATCTACTATCCCATCTTGGCTATGACTGCTCTTCCTG TAATATCAGTGACTATTAAGATCCTGTCCCGAGGGAACTGCGGTCTGTCCAAAAATGTCACGCTTTACCTCCTTGCAATGGCGGCGGCGGATCTACTGATCGTTATCTTCGATCTGATAATGAGGCAGATACCAATTGCCTACAGGTACAACTTCCGTTTCCTCAAGTCCATCCCTTTGTGTAATATTCACGCCGTCCTTGTTTATACAGTGACAGATTGGTCTGTCTGGTACACCGTCGCATTCACCTTTGATCGGTTTGTAGCCATTTGTTACCAGAAGATGAAAAGGAATTATTGCACCGAGAAAACGGCGACGTTTGTACTTGGAACGGCGAGCGTGCTAAGTTTTTCGAAGAACATTTTCTGGTATTTTATGTTCACAGGTGAATATCTCATTGATAATTCCCCTTGGTTTTGTTTGACAAGAGTCGGTGTTCTGGGATCAGAGAATTGGGCAACAGCCACATTCGTTCATTATATCTTCACACCGGCAATCCCCTTTGTCCTCATTTTGCTGCTCAATGGGTTAACTGTAAGACATATTCTGGTGACTAGCAGGGTGCGCAGAAGACTTCGAGGTGCCAGCAGTCGGGAGAGTTTTCGAGACCCAGAGATGGAGAGCCGCAGGAAATCCGTCACTTTGCTGTATGCTATCTCGGCGAATTTCATCCTGTTATGGTCGCTGTTCACAGGGTATTTCATATGGGTCCAGTTGTATTATGTTCGCGTTGTGTTTACCGGTCCAGCTATTTTTGTGCAAGACCAAGGTTTCATGCTGCAGCTGTTGAGCTGCTGTACAAACACGGCCCTTTACACCATTACCCAGAAAAAGCTCAGGGAACAACTGAAGGAACTAGTGAAATCTTCCATCTCTCGAGTTGTGAAATGTGCTCAATGA